From one Lolium rigidum isolate FL_2022 chromosome 4, APGP_CSIRO_Lrig_0.1, whole genome shotgun sequence genomic stretch:
- the LOC124706977 gene encoding solanesyl-diphosphate synthase 2, chloroplastic-like produces the protein MLSVSSPRVHMSRGVVDPVQLASCRCRWACRAAARAVPPPPPRRRTPCVCFVAAPSQTGLAAIDVLAAGASATTARLPERVSVSSLLEVVSDDLLKLNNNLKALIGAENPVLVSAAEQIFGAGGKRLRPALVFLVSRATAELAGLPELTTEHQRLAEIIEMIHTASLIHDDVIDDSGMRRGKETIHQLYGTRIAVLAGDFMFAQSSWFLANLENIEVIKLISQVIKDFASGEIKQQSTLFDCDVTLDDYLLKSYYKTASLLASSTRSAAIFSGVSTTICEQMYEYGRNLGLSFQVVDDILDFTQSAEQLGKPAGSDLAKGNLTAPVIFALQENPALREIIDSEFCDTGSLATAMELVHSSGGIRRAQELAREKGDLALRNLECLPRSGFRSALENMVKYNLERID, from the exons ATGCTGTCTGTGAGCTCACCGAGGGTGCACATGAGCAGGGGCGTCGTGGACCCGGTCCAGCTGGCCTCATGCCGGTGCCGCTGGGCATGCCGGGCGGCCGCGCGggcggtgccgccgccgccgcccaggcgCCGCACGCCTTGTGTTTGTTTCGTGGCCGCGCCCAGCCAGACAG GTCTTGCTGCTATCGACGTGCTGGCAGCCGGTgcgtcggcgacgacggcgaggctccctGAGCGCGTGTCCGTCTCGTCTCTGCTGGAGGTCGTGTCGGACGACCTTCTGAAGCTCAACAACAACCTGAAAGCG CTTATTGGTGCAGAAAATCCAGTTCTAGTTTCTGCCGCAGAACAAATTTTTGGTGCTGGTGGAAAGAGATTAAGACCAGCATTGGTTTTTCTGGTGTCCAGAGCAACTGCAGAGTTAGCTGGTTTGCC GGAGCTAACTACAGAGCATCAACGTTTGGCAGAGATTATAGAGATGATTCACACTGCAAGTTTAATACATGATGATGTCATAGATGATAGTGGGATGCGAAGAG GGAAAGAGACCATTCATCAGCTATATGGAACCCGTATAGCCGTGCTTGCTGGTGATTTTATGTTTGCGCAAtcttcttggtttcttgcaaacTTAGAAAACATTGAAGTCATCAAGCTCATCAGCCAG GTGATCAAGGACTTCGCCAGTGGTGAGATAAAACAACAATCAACTCTCTTCGATTGTGACGTCACCCTCGACGACTACCTGCTCAAGAGCTACTACAAAACTGCCTCCCTGCTCGCGTCGAGCACGAGGTCTGCCGCCATATTCAGCGGCGTCAGCACCACGATATGCGAGCAGATGTATGAGTACGGCAGGAACCTTGGGCTCTCGTTCCAAGTAGTCGACGACATCCTCGACTTCACCCAGTCGGCTGAGCAGCTTGGCAAGCCGGCAGGGAGTGACCTGGCAAAGGGGAACCTGACAGCCCCGGTCATCTTCGCCCTGCAGGAGAACCCGGCGCTGAGGGAGATTATCGACTCTGAGTTCTGCGACACGGGCTCGCTGGCGACGGCCATGGAGCTTGTCCACAGTAGCGGCGGGATCAGACGGGCGCAGGAGCTCGCGAGGGAGAAGGGTGATTTGGCGCTCCGGAATTTGGAGTGCCTTCCTAGGAGCGGGTTCAGGAGCGCCCTGGAGAACATGGtcaagtacaatcttgagaggatTGACTAG
- the LOC124706975 gene encoding mitogen-activated protein kinase 9-like — MQQQGQMSKSAADVDFFTEYGDANRYRIQEVIGKGSYGVVCSALDLQTRQKVAIKKIHNIFDHVSDAARILREIKLLRLLRHPDVVEIKHIMLPPSRKDFKDIYVVFELMESDLHQVIKANDDLTKEHYQFFLYQLLRALKYIHTASVYHRDLKPKNILANSNCKLKICDFGLARVAFNDTPTTVFWTDYVATRWYRAPELCGSFFTKYTPAIDIWSIGCIFAEVLTGKPLFPGKNVVHQLDLMTDLLGTPSVDTISRVRNEKARRYLSSMRKKDPVPFCQKFPNADPLGLKLLEKLLAFDPKDRLTAEEALTHPYFRGLSKPDREPSCQPIKKLEFDFEHRRMSKDDIRELIFQEILEYHPQLLKDYRDGTERTTFLYPSAVDQFKKQFSHLEESDGSGPVPGERKHASLPRSTIVHSTPIPAKAQPPVAPSRGRPISNETGRYPGNVPSAAQAAHTAQAALPYESGSGKYPYSGYSPQPQIPQAYGYHHQPPSAGQPHAIGGYACAYTTKGTVVNAAAPGMRASSYQHLPAPSKNSPLDRLAAETTDIYTRSLNGIVAAAAASAGTGGAHRKVSATVPFGVSKMY; from the exons ATGCAGCAGCAGGGGCAGATGAGCAAG AGTGCCGCGGATGTGGACTTCTTCACGGAGTACGGCGACGCGAACCGGTACAGGATCCAGGAGGTCATCGGCAAGGGGAGCTACGGGGTCGTGTGCTCCGCCCTCGATCTGCAGACGAGGCAGAAGGTGGCGATCAAGAAGATACACAACATCTTCGACCACGTCTCCGATGCCGCGCGCATCCTCCGCGAGATCAAGCTCCTCAGGCTCCTGAGGCACCCCGACGTCGTCGAGATCAAGCACATTATGTTGCCTCCGTCGAGGAAGGACTTCAAAGATATCTATGTGGTGTTTGAGCTTATGGAGTCTGATCTCCACCAAGTTATCAAGGCCAACGATGACTTGACGAAGGAGCATTACCAGTTCTTTCTCTACCAACTGCTCCGAGCCCTCAAATACATCCATACTG CTAGTGTTTACCATCGTGACCTGAAGCCGAAGAACATTTTAGCAAATTCTAACTGCAAACTGAAGATATGTGATTTTGGTCTGGCACGAGTTGCATTCAATGATACCCCAACAACAGTCTTCTGGACG GATTACGTCGCAACAAGATGGTATAGAGCTCCAGAGCTCTGTGGATCCTTCTTCACGAAG TATACACCTGCCATTGACATTTGGAGCATTGGGTGCATTTTTGCGGAGGTGCTGACAGGGAAGCCTTTGTTTCCTGGTAAAAATGTTGTCCATCAGTTAGACTTAATGACTGATCTTCTAGGAACACCTTCCGTGGACACAATTTCTCGG GTCCGGAATGAAAAAGCAAGAAGGTACTTGAGCAGTATGAGAAAGAAAGACCCAGTTCCATTTTGTCAGAAATTTCCCAATGCGGATCCTTTGGGACTAAAACTCTTGGAAAAGCTATTAGCGTTTGATCCAAAGGACCGTCTAACTGCAGAAGAG GCATTGACTCATCCATACTTTAGAGGCCTTTCCAAGCCTGATAGAGAACCATCCTGTCAGCCAATCAAAAAACTGGAGTTTGACTTTGAGCACAGAAGAATGTCGAAGGATGATATAAGGGAGCTAATATTCCAGGAGATATTAGAATATCACCCACAATTGCTGAAGGACTACAGAGACGGCACAGAGAGGACAACCTTTCTATACCCAAG TGCTGTTGACCAATTCAAGAAGCAGTTTTCTCATCTTGAAGAAAGTGATGGTAGTGGCCCTGTTCCAGGAGAGAGAAAACATGCATCCCTTCCTAG GTCCACTATTGTCCACTCAACTCCAATACCTGCCAAGGCACAACCTCCCGTGGCCCCATCGAGGGGCAGACCAATCTCCAATGAGACAGGAAGGTACCCTGGAAATGTTCCCAGTGCTGCTCAGGCTGCACACACGGCACAAGCAG CATTACCTTACGAAAGTGGAAGCGGCAAATATCCTTACTCAGGGTACTCTCCCCAGCCACAGATCCCACAAGCATATGGGTATCATCATCAACCGCCCAGTGCTGGGCAACCACATGCCATTGGGGGCTATGCTTGTGCATACACCACCAAAGGCACGGTGGTTAATGCCGCCGCTCCAGGCATGAGAGCATCCTCCTACCAACATCTTCCAGCACCGTCGAAGAACAGCCCGCTGGACAGACTAGCGGCGGAAACCACTGACatttacacaagatctctcaatggcATCGTGGCCGCCGCTGCGGCATCAGCCGGCACCGGGGGTGCTCACAGGAAGGTCAGCGCCACAGTGCCATTTGGGGTGTCGAAAATGTACTAG